Genomic DNA from Burkholderia plantarii:
GCATCGTGTCGAAGCCTTCGCGGGCGCCCGCGAACGGGCCGTCCGGCGCCTCGCGCGTGCCGCGCGGCTGGCCGAAGTAGATGTCGCCGTTCAGTTCGCGCACGATCAGGATGTCGAGGCCGGCGATCAGTTCGGGCTTGAGCGGCGACGCGTCGACAAGCTGCGAATAGCAGATCGCCGGGCGGAAGTTCGCGAACAGCTCCAGATGCTTGCGCAGGCCGAGGATCGCCTGCTCCGGGCGCAGCGCGCGTTCGAGCGAGTCGTACTTCCAGTCGCCGACCGCGCCGAACAGGATCGCGTCCGCCTGCTTCGCGAGCGCCAGCGTGGCCTCCGGCAGCGGATGGCCGGCCGCCTCGTAGCCGGCGCCGCCCACGGGCGCCTGTTCCAGTTCGAACGTCTCGTCGAGCGCGTTGAGTACCTTCACCGCTTCCTTGACGATCTCGGGACCGATGCCGTCGCCCGGCAGCACTGCAATCTTCATGCGATTTTTCCTGGGTAGATTGTGAATTCAGGCGCGGGGCCGCGCAGCCGGCCGCGGCCGGCTTCGCGCGCGTGGCCGGCGCGCCGCCTCAGCCGATCAGGCGGTTGTTCAGCCAGGGCTGGCGCGCGATCCGCTCGGCCTCGAACTGGCGAATCTTGTCGGCATGGCGCAGCGTCAGGCCGATGTCGTCGAAGCCGTTCAGCAGACAATACTTGCGGAACGCGCTGACCTCGAACGCGTACTCGCGGTTGTCGCCCGTGCGCACCACCTGCGCGTCGAGATCGATCGTCAGCTGGTAGCCGTTGAACGCGTAGGTCTCGTCGAACAGGTAGGTGACTTCCCGCTCGCTCAGCACGATCGGCAGCAGGCCGTTCTTGAAGCAGTTGTTGAAGAAGATGTCGGCGAAGCTCGGCGCGATGATCGCACGGAAGCCGTACTGCTGCAGCGCCCACGGCGCGTGCTCGCGCGAGCTG
This window encodes:
- the leuD gene encoding 3-isopropylmalate dehydratase small subunit, which codes for MEKFTVHTGVVAPLDRANVDTDAIIPKQFLKSIKRTGFGPNAFDEWRYLDHGEPGQDNSKRPLNPDFVLNQPRYQGASVLLARENFGCGSSREHAPWALQQYGFRAIIAPSFADIFFNNCFKNGLLPIVLSEREVTYLFDETYAFNGYQLTIDLDAQVVRTGDNREYAFEVSAFRKYCLLNGFDDIGLTLRHADKIRQFEAERIARQPWLNNRLIG